One Cardinium endosymbiont cEper1 of Encarsia pergandiella genomic region harbors:
- a CDS encoding ABC transporter ATP-binding protein: MRTYARILHYAGPWRRSALYYLFAILLSIFFGLATYGLVIPLLKILFNQEELNHLLLDQQYFPKPHLDIHYLTKLFNYCFINIIIHQGKIGALFGLAFLFMLSNAMSGFFRYLADVAMVKVRINLVHNLRLTLFKHILALPTQYFTHRKKGDIIARITVDIQEIEHTAADTFRVFLKEPTQLFYYIAVLFYMSLKLSLFTLLFLPIAGWAIAKIIQSLRKWTDQTQKSLGNLMNVTEETISGMQVIKIFGADKYAIDQFKKEAKWYVHTHMGVAKKSYMIAPTSASLSVGAVSIILAYGGHLLLLDRSMLTPSTFIAYIIICSQTLIPIKMIARSMGHIQRGIAAGRRIFDLLDEKSESKKNLRTYTATMFKSTIIFKDLSFAYKDAKKVLDRVNFTIQKGETVALVGASGSGKSTLLSLLSGLYQPNNGTIEIDHLPISHINARSLHRLIGIVAQESILFHDTIFNNITLNRPGFSKTEVIEAAQIACAHHFIMSLPQAYDTIIGENGNKLSGGQKQCICIARAILGHPPILVLDEATSALDTASERRLQESLELFIKDKTSIVVSHRLSTICHADKIIVLEQGKIVEQGTYAQLLAQEELYKKLFLGQQS; the protein is encoded by the coding sequence ATGCGCACTTATGCTAGAATTTTACATTACGCAGGGCCTTGGAGAAGATCCGCTTTGTACTATTTATTTGCCATCCTTCTATCCATTTTTTTTGGATTGGCCACCTATGGCTTAGTGATTCCTTTGCTTAAAATATTATTTAATCAAGAAGAATTAAACCATCTACTATTGGACCAGCAATATTTTCCAAAACCGCACCTCGATATTCATTATTTAACCAAATTATTTAATTACTGCTTTATAAACATCATTATACATCAAGGTAAAATAGGTGCACTCTTTGGGTTGGCATTTTTATTTATGTTGTCTAACGCAATGAGTGGATTTTTTAGGTATCTAGCAGATGTTGCCATGGTTAAAGTACGCATAAATCTAGTGCATAATTTACGTCTTACACTCTTTAAACACATTTTAGCCCTGCCTACGCAATACTTTACCCATCGAAAGAAAGGGGATATAATAGCACGGATCACTGTTGATATTCAAGAAATAGAACATACAGCAGCGGATACTTTTCGGGTATTTTTAAAAGAACCGACCCAACTCTTTTATTACATAGCTGTGCTGTTTTACATGTCGCTAAAACTTAGTCTATTTACGCTACTGTTTTTACCGATTGCTGGATGGGCTATAGCTAAAATCATACAATCCTTGCGTAAATGGACCGATCAAACCCAAAAGTCACTGGGTAACTTAATGAATGTAACTGAAGAGACGATAAGCGGTATGCAGGTTATAAAAATTTTTGGGGCCGATAAATATGCTATTGATCAGTTTAAAAAAGAAGCAAAGTGGTATGTCCATACCCATATGGGAGTAGCTAAAAAAAGCTATATGATTGCGCCTACATCTGCATCATTAAGTGTAGGAGCAGTTTCGATTATACTTGCCTACGGTGGCCATTTGCTTCTTTTAGATCGTAGCATGCTTACACCCAGTACTTTTATTGCATACATTATTATTTGTTCCCAAACACTTATACCGATTAAAATGATTGCAAGATCTATGGGCCATATTCAAAGAGGCATAGCTGCCGGAAGACGTATTTTTGATCTACTAGATGAAAAATCTGAGTCGAAAAAAAATTTAAGAACCTATACCGCTACCATGTTCAAAAGTACAATCATTTTTAAGGATCTGTCTTTTGCTTATAAAGATGCAAAAAAGGTTTTAGATCGGGTCAATTTTACGATTCAAAAAGGCGAAACAGTTGCATTGGTTGGTGCTTCTGGATCAGGAAAATCCACTCTTTTATCCCTTCTATCGGGCCTTTATCAACCAAATAATGGAACCATTGAAATAGACCATCTACCTATTTCCCATATTAATGCACGATCGTTACATCGTTTAATAGGAATTGTTGCGCAAGAATCTATTTTATTTCACGATACAATTTTTAATAATATTACCCTTAACAGACCAGGATTTAGCAAGACAGAGGTGATAGAAGCAGCTCAAATAGCTTGTGCGCATCATTTTATTATGAGCTTACCTCAAGCATATGATACGATTATTGGAGAAAATGGAAATAAACTCTCTGGTGGTCAAAAACAATGTATTTGTATTGCAAGAGCGATATTAGGTCATCCACCTATCTTAGTTTTAGATGAAGCAACTTCAGCTTTAGACACTGCGTCTGAACGAAGGCTACAAGAAAGTCTTGAATTATTTATTAAAGATAAAACCTCTATTGTGGTGTCCCATAGATTAAGTACCATTTGTCATGCTGACAAAATTATTGTATTAGAGCAAGGGAAAATAGTAGAACAGGGCACCTATGCACAATTATTGGCACAAGAAGAGCTTTATAAAAAATTATTTTTAGGGCAACAAAGTTAG
- the hemW gene encoding radical SAM family heme chaperone HemW — MHDMDHLALTNLLLIPPYHPKVYMYRNQPLISIQENSHAAIYLHIPFCKQACHYCAFHFSTNLNLKSLVIKSMLKEIVLRQNDLQGMPITSIYFGGGTPSLLSLSEIDQLLNQVVRYFPIAPSAEVTLEANPDDITLEKLQGWHHMGINRLSIGIQSFNDTVLHYMNRAHTGAMAQRSIAWARTAGFNNLNIDLMYGLPVTTTQDWSADLKEVLLLAPEHISAYCLTIKPKTVLSYWHQKGIMVEADETLTAEQFESAIETFCNQGYVHYEISNFCKPEKYSRHNTNYWKSGLYIGIGPAAHGYNGSQRQWNIDHNGRYVQAIQDGKLPHTEEILTIANHINEYIMTSIRTCWGCDFDWIYKKYAIDLMYIQKDYLNKIILWGLGHMNDHTLYLTNSGKLLADQIASDLFMED; from the coding sequence ATGCATGATATGGATCATCTGGCGCTAACCAACCTATTACTGATTCCTCCATACCATCCCAAGGTTTATATGTACCGTAACCAACCATTGATCTCAATACAAGAAAACAGTCATGCAGCTATCTATTTGCATATCCCATTTTGTAAGCAAGCATGCCACTATTGTGCGTTTCACTTTAGCACAAATTTAAATCTTAAATCATTGGTAATCAAAAGTATGCTTAAAGAGATCGTGCTACGTCAGAATGATTTACAAGGTATGCCCATTACCAGCATTTATTTTGGGGGCGGTACGCCTTCTTTATTATCTCTTTCAGAAATAGACCAACTATTGAATCAAGTGGTACGATATTTTCCTATAGCGCCATCAGCAGAGGTTACTTTAGAGGCAAATCCTGATGACATCACCTTAGAAAAATTGCAAGGATGGCATCATATGGGTATCAATAGACTTAGTATAGGGATACAGTCCTTTAATGACACTGTATTGCATTATATGAATAGAGCCCACACGGGTGCAATGGCACAAAGAAGTATAGCGTGGGCACGTACTGCTGGTTTTAATAATTTAAATATAGACCTTATGTATGGGCTTCCTGTTACTACTACACAGGATTGGTCCGCCGACTTAAAGGAAGTCCTATTGCTGGCACCAGAGCATATTTCTGCCTATTGTTTAACCATTAAACCCAAAACCGTATTGAGTTATTGGCATCAAAAAGGCATAATGGTTGAAGCAGATGAAACACTAACGGCAGAACAATTTGAATCGGCAATAGAAACTTTCTGTAACCAGGGGTACGTACACTATGAAATTTCCAATTTTTGCAAGCCGGAAAAATATTCTAGACACAATACCAACTACTGGAAATCAGGTCTATATATAGGTATAGGACCCGCTGCACATGGCTACAATGGGTCACAAAGACAATGGAATATTGATCACAATGGACGCTATGTTCAGGCGATTCAAGATGGAAAGCTTCCCCATACTGAAGAAATATTAACAATTGCCAATCACATCAATGAATACATTATGACCAGTATTAGAACCTGCTGGGGATGCGATTTTGATTGGATTTATAAAAAATATGCTATTGACCTGATGTACATACAAAAAGATTATTTAAATAAAATTATATTATGGGGGTTGGGCCATATGAACGATCATACACTTTATTTAACAAATAGTGGTAAATTACTAGCGGATCAAATAGCTAGTGATCTTTTTATGGAGGATTAA
- a CDS encoding valine--tRNA ligase, giving the protein MTIPSLPKDYNFLEREKHWQCFWETEALYSWDPASPRADTFVVDTPPPTISGQLHMGHICSYTQTDFMVRFQRMLGKNIFYPMGFDDNGLPTERLVEKQQRVRAAHMDRTAFIKLCEEVVVSEEEKFRNVFKSIALSVDWSLEYQTISPLSRKLAQLSFLALFEKGALYRKAQPMWWDPVDGTALAQADMEDKPRMGYMNDILFFHETTQTPLPIATTRPELLPACVAIFYHPDDLRYQHLAHTHAITPIFNIRIPILSDELVQPNKGTGLVMCCTFGDQTDVVWWKKHQLLTAIILNKQGRITHAGPLEGLKVTTAREKIIQILKEQALLVKQTAIHQSIKCAERSGAPLEILTTPQWFVRTIEHKAALLAKINQLKWYPTAMQHRLEEWINGIAWDWCISRQRYFGVPFPVWYSKRPGEEGKILLPRLDELPVDPLQDLPIGYTREEVEPDYDVMDTWATSSISPQLSSHAIHKDFSVNYKRHQQLFPMDLRPQAHEIIRTWAFYTLLKSHLHEDSLPWKNIMINGWCLAPDKQKMSKSKGNVLLPEKLLETYGADVIRYWAANARLGVDTCYSEHVTKNGKRLVTKLWNAGKFLLSHFDKVDALHQPLSSNLLKITHTLDKWLLQSLAALTEKVYLHWLAYGYAEALECVEKFFWSIFCDDYIEISKTRVYNSMEQDKQGQTSAIITLYHAFYALLQLFAPIFPHITEELSHGLYPHKGSIHQRGNWPKWPLAISLSQMQLDQVAHLREIIRLVRKAKADSKLSIKAPIELLTIQGMALEEDLNKELKAVTAATNIVFSDAILDHTGLQIVGKQCMIWIIWR; this is encoded by the coding sequence ATGACGATACCTTCCTTACCTAAGGATTATAATTTTTTAGAACGAGAAAAACATTGGCAATGCTTTTGGGAAACAGAAGCCTTATATAGCTGGGATCCCGCATCACCTCGTGCAGATACTTTTGTCGTAGACACCCCCCCCCCTACCATTTCTGGACAGCTGCATATGGGCCATATTTGTAGCTATACACAAACAGATTTTATGGTCCGATTTCAACGCATGTTGGGTAAAAATATTTTTTATCCCATGGGATTTGATGACAACGGTTTACCCACGGAACGATTGGTAGAAAAACAACAAAGGGTCCGTGCAGCCCATATGGATAGAACCGCTTTTATAAAATTATGTGAGGAAGTAGTGGTTTCGGAGGAAGAAAAGTTTAGAAATGTTTTTAAATCCATAGCCCTTTCTGTTGACTGGAGCTTAGAATATCAGACCATTAGTCCACTTTCTCGTAAGCTTGCACAGCTTTCTTTTTTAGCACTTTTTGAAAAAGGTGCGCTATACCGTAAGGCACAGCCTATGTGGTGGGATCCAGTAGATGGTACCGCTTTAGCACAAGCCGATATGGAAGACAAACCGCGCATGGGCTATATGAACGATATTCTATTTTTCCATGAAACAACGCAAACACCCCTTCCTATTGCTACTACTCGACCAGAATTGTTGCCAGCTTGCGTCGCTATATTCTACCATCCGGATGACTTGCGCTACCAACATTTGGCCCATACCCATGCGATTACGCCTATATTTAATATCAGGATCCCTATTTTATCAGATGAACTGGTACAACCCAATAAGGGCACAGGTTTGGTAATGTGCTGCACCTTTGGAGATCAAACAGATGTAGTATGGTGGAAAAAACATCAACTCCTTACTGCCATTATTTTAAATAAACAAGGTAGGATCACCCATGCTGGTCCACTAGAAGGGCTCAAGGTAACAACAGCGCGTGAAAAAATTATTCAAATCTTAAAAGAGCAGGCACTTTTGGTCAAACAAACTGCCATACATCAATCTATAAAATGCGCAGAACGCTCTGGTGCGCCTTTAGAAATTCTTACTACCCCCCAATGGTTTGTACGCACCATCGAACATAAAGCAGCCCTTTTGGCTAAAATCAATCAACTAAAATGGTATCCTACTGCGATGCAGCATAGACTGGAAGAATGGATCAATGGTATTGCTTGGGATTGGTGTATTAGCCGTCAACGCTATTTTGGTGTTCCTTTTCCTGTTTGGTATTCTAAAAGACCTGGTGAAGAAGGGAAAATATTGCTACCCAGGTTAGACGAATTGCCTGTAGACCCACTTCAAGATCTACCCATAGGCTATACAAGGGAAGAGGTAGAACCAGACTATGATGTAATGGATACTTGGGCAACCAGTAGTATTTCTCCACAGCTTTCTTCCCATGCGATTCATAAAGACTTTAGTGTAAACTATAAGAGGCACCAGCAGTTGTTTCCAATGGATTTGCGGCCCCAAGCCCATGAAATTATACGTACTTGGGCTTTTTATACTTTACTCAAGTCTCATTTGCATGAAGACAGTTTGCCTTGGAAGAATATTATGATCAATGGATGGTGCCTGGCGCCAGATAAACAGAAAATGTCTAAATCTAAAGGCAACGTGCTCCTTCCTGAAAAGTTGTTGGAAACATATGGAGCTGATGTAATCCGGTATTGGGCCGCCAATGCTCGTTTAGGAGTAGATACTTGCTATTCTGAACATGTAACAAAAAATGGGAAACGGCTGGTTACTAAATTGTGGAATGCTGGTAAATTCCTCTTGAGCCATTTTGATAAAGTAGACGCATTACATCAGCCACTTTCTTCTAATCTATTAAAGATTACCCATACCTTAGATAAATGGCTCTTGCAGTCACTAGCCGCCTTGACTGAAAAGGTTTATCTACATTGGCTGGCCTACGGGTATGCAGAGGCTTTAGAGTGTGTAGAAAAATTCTTTTGGTCTATTTTTTGTGATGATTATATCGAAATTAGTAAAACTAGGGTCTACAATAGTATGGAGCAAGATAAGCAAGGTCAGACGAGTGCCATTATAACGCTTTACCATGCTTTTTATGCTCTATTACAACTTTTTGCACCTATTTTTCCCCATATTACGGAAGAACTTTCCCATGGGCTTTATCCACACAAAGGCTCTATACACCAAAGGGGCAATTGGCCTAAATGGCCATTAGCGATTTCTTTAAGTCAAATGCAACTGGATCAAGTAGCGCACCTTAGAGAAATCATTAGATTGGTACGCAAAGCCAAAGCAGATAGTAAGCTTTCCATAAAAGCGCCGATCGAGCTACTAACCATTCAGGGTATGGCTTTGGAAGAAGATTTAAACAAAGAGCTAAAAGCCGTTACAGCTGCCACAAACATAGTATTTAGTGACGCAATATTGGATCATACGGGACTACAAATAGTAGGCAAACAATGCATGATATGGATCATCTGGCGCTAA
- a CDS encoding PD-(D/E)XK nuclease family transposase: MVTSKFLNPKNDVAFRKIFGSEKHKNILIHFINDVLDVKKSDKVQDEIVAIALLIFRIKSWLKIY, encoded by the coding sequence ATGGTGACCTCAAAATTTCTAAATCCAAAGAACGATGTAGCTTTTCGTAAGATATTTGGTAGTGAAAAACATAAAAATATTCTTATTCACTTTATCAATGATGTATTGGATGTAAAAAAATCAGATAAGGTACAAGATGAGATCGTTGCAATAGCTTTGTTAATTTTTAGGATAAAAAGTTGGCTTAAAATTTATTAA